Proteins from one Microbacterium faecale genomic window:
- the ptsP gene encoding phosphoenolpyruvate--protein phosphotransferase, with protein sequence MSAEIRGTGVGLGNASGPVAVMAAALEPPSDAPSTRTPDEEKTAVADAVSAVAAELNDRGERAGGSARDVLEAQAMMAEDPTLEELVSARIDGGATGEHAVYAAFAEFAEQLKEIGGYLGERAADLADVAQRIIAHLRGVPAPGVPEPGHPFVLVATDLAPADTALLDLDQVLAVVTIEGGPTSHTAILAREKGIVAVVGAAEADLTDGQIVIVDAAQDLVIVDPSDAQIAEAEQRAADREAARNAPITPGALADGTEVPLLANLGSADGAAEAIELGAEGVGLFRTEFLFLSSDEAPSVADQQESYRQLLGSFAGKKVVVRVLDAGADKPLPFLTDDDEENPALGRRGIRALAYREQILRDQLTALAHADAETDADLWVMAPMVATVDEAEYFTSLAKELGLKTAGVMVEVPSSALLAEDILRQTDFASIGTNDLVQYTMAADRLLGSVAHLQSPWHPGVLRLIKMVADGGAANGKPVGVCGEAAADPLLAVVLVGLGVDTLSMSPSALADVRAELKKYTLEDARRLAEAATAASNADAAKAAARAAA encoded by the coding sequence ATGTCGGCCGAGATTCGCGGAACCGGCGTCGGGCTGGGCAACGCCTCCGGCCCCGTCGCCGTGATGGCGGCGGCCCTCGAACCGCCGAGCGACGCGCCGTCGACGCGGACGCCCGACGAGGAGAAGACGGCCGTCGCCGACGCGGTCTCGGCCGTTGCGGCAGAGCTGAACGACCGCGGCGAGCGCGCGGGAGGGTCCGCCCGCGACGTGCTCGAGGCGCAGGCGATGATGGCCGAGGATCCGACGCTCGAAGAGCTCGTCTCGGCCCGCATCGACGGCGGCGCCACGGGCGAACACGCCGTCTACGCCGCCTTCGCCGAGTTCGCCGAGCAACTGAAGGAGATCGGCGGCTATCTCGGCGAGCGCGCGGCCGACCTTGCGGACGTCGCGCAGCGCATCATCGCGCACCTCCGCGGCGTCCCCGCCCCCGGGGTGCCAGAGCCCGGGCACCCGTTCGTGCTCGTCGCGACCGACCTCGCGCCGGCCGACACCGCCCTGCTCGACCTCGACCAGGTGCTCGCCGTCGTCACGATCGAGGGCGGCCCGACCTCGCATACCGCGATCCTCGCTCGCGAGAAGGGCATCGTCGCGGTCGTGGGCGCCGCCGAGGCCGACCTCACTGACGGCCAGATCGTCATCGTCGACGCGGCGCAGGACCTCGTCATCGTGGATCCGTCGGACGCGCAGATCGCGGAGGCCGAACAGCGCGCCGCCGACCGCGAGGCCGCACGGAATGCCCCGATTACTCCCGGCGCGCTCGCCGACGGGACCGAGGTGCCCCTGCTCGCGAACCTCGGATCCGCCGACGGAGCCGCCGAGGCCATCGAGCTCGGCGCCGAGGGCGTCGGACTGTTCCGCACCGAGTTCCTGTTCCTCTCGAGCGACGAGGCACCGTCGGTCGCCGACCAGCAGGAGAGCTACCGGCAGCTGCTCGGGTCGTTCGCCGGGAAGAAGGTCGTCGTGCGCGTGCTCGACGCGGGCGCCGACAAGCCGCTCCCCTTCCTGACGGACGACGACGAGGAGAATCCGGCGCTCGGCCGCCGCGGGATCCGCGCCCTCGCGTATCGCGAGCAGATCCTCCGCGACCAGCTCACCGCGCTCGCGCACGCCGACGCGGAGACGGACGCCGACCTCTGGGTCATGGCGCCGATGGTCGCGACCGTCGACGAGGCCGAGTACTTCACGTCGCTCGCCAAGGAGCTGGGCCTGAAGACCGCGGGCGTCATGGTGGAGGTTCCCTCGAGCGCGCTGCTCGCGGAGGACATCCTGCGACAGACCGACTTCGCGTCGATCGGCACGAACGACCTCGTGCAGTACACGATGGCCGCCGATCGCCTGCTCGGATCCGTCGCGCACCTGCAGAGCCCCTGGCACCCGGGCGTGCTGCGGCTGATCAAGATGGTGGCCGACGGCGGCGCCGCGAACGGCAAGCCGGTCGGCGTCTGCGGCGAGGCCGCCGCGGATCCGCTGCTCGCCGTCGTGCTCGTCGGGCTCGGCGTCGACACGCTCTCGATGTCGCCGTCGGCGCTCGCCGACGTGCGCGCCGAACTGAAGAAGTACACCCTCGAGGACGCCCGGCGCCTCGCGGAGGCCGCCACGGCCGCATCGAACGCCGACGCCGCGAAGGCCGCCGCTCGCGCGGCCGCCTGA
- a CDS encoding HPr family phosphocarrier protein, producing MATRTVTIASSHGLHARPAKLFAEAAKNSGLDVTVAKGDGKPVNAASILGVISLGANTGDEVTLSVSGDGEDAVLDELTAMLESDQDA from the coding sequence ATGGCTACTCGCACCGTCACCATCGCCTCCTCCCACGGTCTGCACGCGCGTCCCGCGAAGCTCTTCGCCGAGGCCGCGAAGAACTCCGGCCTCGACGTGACGGTTGCCAAGGGCGACGGCAAGCCCGTCAACGCGGCGAGCATCCTCGGCGTCATCTCGCTCGGCGCCAACACGGGCGACGAGGTGACGCTGTCCGTCTCCGGCGACGGCGAAGACGCCGTGCTCGACGAGCTGACGGCCATGCTCGAGTCCGACCAGGACGCCTGA
- a CDS encoding PTS sugar transporter, with protein MKIIVVCGAGASSTFVATRLSRAATVAGLEIDASAIPVSALAADLAFADALLLGAHLGDAARAVRARAREHGVRVVDLPADIAADRDGARTLALVTDPGSATAGGPR; from the coding sequence ATGAAGATCATCGTGGTGTGCGGCGCAGGCGCCTCGAGCACGTTCGTGGCCACCCGGCTGTCCCGCGCCGCCACGGTTGCCGGCCTCGAGATCGACGCGTCCGCGATCCCCGTCTCTGCGCTCGCCGCGGACCTCGCCTTTGCCGACGCGTTGCTCCTCGGCGCCCACCTCGGAGACGCGGCGCGCGCCGTCCGCGCGCGAGCGCGCGAGCACGGCGTGCGCGTCGTCGACCTGCCCGCCGACATCGCCGCCGACCGCGACGGGGCACGCACCCTCGCACTCGTGACCGACCCCGGATCCGCCACCGCCGGCGGGCCCCGCTGA
- a CDS encoding BglG family transcription antiterminator codes for MTIKRQTRVLGILLRRSDWVTAGYLADSLGVTARSVRSYVTAINRRAPEAIESGPQGYRATERAQTVELAELDPDRGTPRERTHALVRRLLETPDGVDVFDAALEMHVSRDTVESDLRRVRSMLRGTELSFAREAAVVRVTGTELARRRLVSRLVHEELDEGSVDVDALRRAAGHLGLDTASFTAVGHDLRDALRELDHATNELAVFDVVLHIAIAADRVARGHALARADASANETEDGVATAIGRIARERFGVELRSGDLAHLASLVMLSVVDPVETPSAHGVDERVGAAVRAAVGRAAETYGLRFAQEQFASRLALHVQNLVLRAAEELWSRNPMTRSLKAASPMLFDVAVSIAGDLSQALGIAIPDDEIADIAMHVGAALEFDRQRSAALSAALVSPGLEQMRRRLAAEIARAAGHEVEITETSTSYDPDWAAFATDLVLTTVDPPATVRGGSDRVVRIAPFLSDRDADRIADAANRVRRARRLSGLREEMARWFLPGAFVRDVGEATPAEIIRRLGAPLIAEGIIDESYIDSAIEREALSSTAFTESLAVPHAMTMSARRTAIAVAVSETAVPWGSDRVHVIALAAFSESDRPAFQTVFEQFVEVFADPANARRITRRATDRDSFLTELATLIDEG; via the coding sequence GTGACGATCAAGCGGCAGACGCGGGTGCTCGGGATCCTGTTGCGCCGCTCGGACTGGGTCACGGCCGGCTACCTCGCGGATTCGTTGGGCGTGACCGCGCGCAGCGTACGGTCGTACGTCACGGCGATCAATCGGCGCGCTCCCGAAGCGATCGAATCGGGGCCGCAGGGGTACCGCGCGACCGAGCGCGCGCAGACGGTCGAGCTCGCCGAGTTGGATCCCGATCGAGGCACGCCGCGCGAGCGCACGCACGCGCTCGTGCGCCGCCTGCTTGAGACGCCCGATGGTGTCGACGTGTTCGACGCCGCGCTCGAGATGCACGTGTCCCGCGACACGGTCGAGTCCGACCTGCGCCGGGTGCGCAGCATGCTTCGGGGGACGGAGCTGTCGTTCGCGCGCGAGGCCGCGGTCGTCCGGGTGACAGGAACCGAGCTGGCGCGGCGGCGGCTGGTGAGTCGTCTCGTCCACGAGGAGCTGGACGAGGGATCCGTCGACGTCGACGCCCTGCGCCGCGCGGCGGGCCATCTGGGGCTCGACACCGCGTCGTTCACCGCGGTCGGCCATGACCTGCGCGACGCGCTGCGGGAACTCGATCATGCCACCAACGAGCTCGCCGTCTTCGACGTCGTGCTGCACATCGCCATTGCCGCGGATCGCGTCGCCCGCGGTCACGCTCTGGCTCGCGCTGACGCGAGCGCGAACGAGACGGAGGATGGCGTGGCGACGGCGATCGGTCGCATCGCGCGCGAGAGGTTCGGTGTCGAGCTCCGGTCCGGAGACCTCGCCCACCTCGCGTCGCTCGTGATGCTCTCCGTCGTCGACCCGGTCGAGACGCCCAGTGCACACGGCGTGGACGAGCGGGTCGGCGCCGCGGTGCGCGCCGCCGTCGGTCGCGCGGCGGAGACCTATGGGCTGCGCTTCGCGCAGGAGCAGTTCGCGTCGCGTCTCGCGCTGCACGTGCAGAACCTCGTGCTCCGGGCGGCGGAGGAGCTGTGGTCGCGCAACCCGATGACGCGGTCGCTCAAGGCGGCCTCGCCCATGCTGTTCGACGTGGCGGTATCGATCGCGGGTGACCTGTCTCAGGCGCTCGGGATCGCGATTCCCGACGATGAGATCGCCGACATCGCGATGCACGTCGGTGCGGCCCTCGAGTTCGATCGTCAGCGTTCGGCAGCGCTGTCTGCGGCGCTCGTCAGCCCCGGGCTCGAGCAGATGAGAAGGCGGCTCGCGGCCGAGATCGCGCGCGCGGCCGGGCACGAGGTCGAGATCACCGAGACGTCGACGAGCTACGACCCGGACTGGGCCGCGTTCGCCACCGACCTTGTGCTGACGACGGTCGATCCGCCGGCGACCGTGCGGGGCGGATCCGACCGCGTCGTCAGGATCGCGCCGTTCCTCTCGGACCGCGACGCCGACCGGATCGCCGACGCCGCGAACCGCGTGCGTCGCGCTCGGCGCTTGAGCGGCCTGCGCGAGGAGATGGCCCGCTGGTTCCTTCCCGGGGCATTCGTGCGCGACGTCGGCGAGGCGACCCCGGCCGAGATCATCCGCCGACTCGGCGCGCCACTCATCGCGGAGGGCATCATCGACGAGTCGTACATCGACAGCGCGATCGAGCGCGAAGCGCTCTCCTCGACCGCCTTCACGGAGTCGCTCGCCGTGCCGCACGCGATGACGATGTCGGCCCGCCGCACGGCGATCGCCGTCGCCGTCAGCGAGACCGCTGTGCCGTGGGGATCCGACCGCGTGCACGTGATCGCGCTGGCCGCGTTCTCCGAGAGCGACCGGCCCGCGTTCCAGACGGTCTTCGAGCAGTTCGTGGAGGTGTTCGCGGATCCGGCGAACGCGCGCCGCATCACGCGCCGCGCGACCGATCGCGACAGCTTCCTCACGGAGCTCGCCACGCTCATCGACGAGGGCTGA
- a CDS encoding PadR family transcriptional regulator codes for MDEERVRIATNIRKGVLEFCVLALLARRDMYGLELADELVARDLTASEGSLYPLLARMQQAGVVASRHEAPAGSRPRKYYAITDDGTAQLATFADVWGRISRQVDDTLGETA; via the coding sequence ATGGACGAGGAACGCGTTCGCATCGCAACGAACATCCGCAAGGGCGTGCTCGAGTTCTGCGTGCTCGCGCTGCTCGCGCGCCGCGACATGTACGGTCTCGAGCTCGCGGACGAGCTCGTGGCGCGTGATCTCACCGCCAGCGAGGGCAGCCTGTACCCGCTCCTCGCTCGCATGCAGCAGGCGGGGGTGGTGGCGAGCCGGCACGAGGCGCCCGCGGGCTCGCGTCCTCGCAAGTACTACGCGATCACCGACGACGGCACGGCGCAGCTGGCGACCTTCGCCGACGTCTGGGGTCGCATCTCACGTCAGGTCGACGACACCCTCGGGGAGACAGCATGA
- a CDS encoding DUF1700 domain-containing protein yields the protein MNAIQDRAANRFLTQLDRELGILPAAQRHGIGEDVESHILDALERGRDIDAILAGLGTPREVARQYADQLGVDQGARPDDRATRWLAIATVAVGALSAALMPFIADGELGRGAVALGVEVLLFALPILLGALPLVVLRPWGYLAAVVAAIVTTGFVAVGLGWQGNLIMFMPLMFVTWAAVIVPPVARRGASGARITLRILGGCLVAFPGLFGVAGGIGGTVDLTVAVVIIGIVTLAAGALFACGVRAGYVIVALGGVVVLVTSLFDPGLLFLVFWSTGGLWIALGVGALAGARRR from the coding sequence ATGAACGCCATTCAGGACCGCGCCGCGAACCGGTTCCTCACGCAGCTCGATCGCGAGCTCGGGATCCTGCCGGCCGCGCAGCGGCACGGGATCGGCGAGGACGTCGAATCGCACATCCTCGACGCGCTCGAGCGGGGGCGTGACATCGACGCGATTCTCGCTGGCCTCGGCACACCGCGCGAGGTGGCGAGACAGTATGCCGACCAGCTCGGCGTCGACCAGGGTGCACGCCCGGACGACCGGGCGACGAGATGGCTCGCGATCGCGACCGTCGCTGTCGGCGCGCTCTCTGCGGCGCTGATGCCCTTCATCGCGGACGGGGAGCTCGGGCGAGGCGCCGTCGCGCTCGGGGTGGAGGTGCTGCTGTTCGCGCTGCCGATCCTGCTCGGCGCGCTCCCGCTCGTCGTGTTGCGGCCCTGGGGCTACCTCGCCGCCGTCGTGGCCGCCATCGTGACGACCGGGTTCGTCGCCGTCGGGCTGGGGTGGCAGGGCAACCTCATCATGTTCATGCCGCTGATGTTCGTGACCTGGGCCGCCGTCATCGTGCCGCCCGTCGCACGCCGCGGCGCGTCGGGCGCGCGCATCACCCTGCGCATTCTCGGCGGCTGCCTTGTCGCGTTCCCCGGACTCTTCGGCGTCGCCGGCGGCATCGGCGGGACGGTCGATCTGACGGTGGCCGTCGTGATCATCGGCATCGTCACCCTCGCCGCGGGCGCGCTGTTCGCGTGCGGCGTGCGCGCCGGTTACGTCATCGTCGCCCTCGGGGGCGTCGTGGTGCTGGTGACCAGCCTGTTCGACCCGGGCCTGCTGTTCCTGGTCTTCTGGAGCACGGGCGGACTCTGGATCGCGCTCGGCGTCGGCGCGCTCGCCGGGGCGCGCCGACGCTGA
- a CDS encoding phospho-sugar mutase, giving the protein MIAAARAWLAQDPDPDTRAELTVLVERAERGDAEANADLADRFTGRLQFGTAGLRGALGAGPMRMNRVLVAQAAAGLARFLVDRSDGSAPTVVIGYDGRRNSDVFARDSAELLAGAGVNAVLLPRMLPTPVLAFAVRHLGADAGVMVTASHNPPADNGYKVYLGGADEGAQIVSPTDAEIAASIQGVADGGSIAELPRSDGYAIADDAVFDEYVRRTAEVQPAPAGAAGMRWVYTAMHGVGWETVRAVVTAAGYPAPEVVAEQIAPDGTFPTVAFPNPEEPGAMDLSYATAERIDAEFVIANDPDADRVAIAIPTTDGWRRLTGNDIGLLLGARAARAVARTAGASDGAPSLACSLVSSPGLGAIARRYGLDWHETLTGFKWISRAPGMVFGYEEALGYLVNPETVRDKDGISAAVAVLGLAAEARAEGRTLADLLDDLASEIGHYASGQVSIRVEDVAVITTAMARLRAEPPTTFGDVAVERVDDLMTPRDGGPGGDILRFGLADGSRVIFRPSGTEPKLKAYLDVTGDTPAIARARLAALEQAAHALLA; this is encoded by the coding sequence ATGATCGCGGCCGCCCGCGCGTGGCTCGCGCAGGATCCGGATCCCGATACGCGTGCGGAGCTGACAGTGCTCGTCGAGCGGGCCGAGCGCGGCGACGCGGAGGCGAACGCCGATCTCGCCGACCGGTTCACGGGGCGCCTGCAGTTCGGCACCGCGGGACTGCGCGGCGCGCTCGGCGCCGGCCCCATGCGGATGAATCGCGTGCTCGTGGCGCAGGCCGCCGCCGGGCTTGCGCGCTTCCTCGTCGACCGTTCCGACGGATCCGCCCCGACCGTCGTTATCGGCTATGACGGCCGCCGGAACTCCGATGTGTTCGCCCGCGACTCCGCGGAGCTGCTCGCCGGCGCGGGCGTGAATGCGGTCCTCCTCCCCCGCATGCTGCCTACGCCGGTGCTCGCGTTCGCCGTGCGGCACCTCGGCGCCGACGCGGGCGTCATGGTCACAGCGAGCCACAACCCACCAGCCGACAACGGCTACAAGGTCTATCTCGGCGGCGCCGACGAGGGCGCACAGATCGTCTCGCCCACCGACGCGGAGATCGCCGCGAGCATCCAGGGGGTCGCCGACGGCGGATCCATCGCCGAGCTGCCGCGATCCGATGGCTACGCGATCGCGGACGATGCCGTCTTTGACGAATACGTTCGCCGCACCGCCGAGGTGCAGCCCGCTCCGGCGGGTGCCGCGGGCATGCGCTGGGTCTACACCGCGATGCACGGCGTCGGGTGGGAGACGGTCCGCGCGGTCGTCACGGCGGCCGGCTATCCCGCGCCCGAGGTGGTGGCGGAACAGATCGCGCCAGACGGCACGTTCCCGACGGTGGCGTTCCCGAACCCGGAGGAACCGGGCGCGATGGACCTGTCGTACGCGACCGCCGAGCGCATCGACGCCGAGTTCGTCATCGCGAACGACCCGGACGCCGACCGCGTCGCCATCGCGATTCCCACCACCGACGGCTGGCGGCGCCTCACGGGCAACGACATCGGGCTGCTGCTCGGTGCCCGCGCTGCGCGCGCCGTCGCGCGCACCGCGGGGGCCTCGGACGGTGCGCCGTCTCTCGCCTGCTCGCTCGTCTCGTCCCCCGGCCTGGGGGCGATCGCGCGACGCTACGGCCTCGACTGGCACGAGACGCTGACGGGGTTCAAGTGGATCTCGCGCGCACCCGGCATGGTGTTCGGGTACGAGGAGGCGCTCGGCTACCTGGTGAACCCCGAGACGGTGCGCGACAAGGACGGCATCTCGGCCGCCGTTGCCGTGCTGGGTCTGGCCGCCGAGGCACGCGCCGAGGGACGCACGCTCGCGGACCTGCTCGACGACCTCGCGTCGGAGATCGGCCACTACGCGAGCGGGCAGGTCTCGATCCGTGTCGAGGACGTCGCCGTGATCACCACCGCGATGGCGCGGTTGCGCGCGGAGCCCCCGACGACGTTCGGCGACGTCGCGGTCGAGCGGGTCGACGACCTGATGACGCCGCGCGACGGAGGGCCCGGGGGCGACATCCTGCGGTTCGGCCTCGCGGACGGTTCGCGGGTGATCTTCCGGCCGAGCGGTACCGAGCCGAAGCTCAAGGCCTACCTCGACGTGACGGGCGACACGCCCGCCATCGCCCGCGCACGCCTCGCGGCGTTGGAGCAGGCGGCACACGCCCTCCTGGCCTGA
- a CDS encoding purine-nucleoside phosphorylase, translated as MTDPSHPLDLAADPFEVARTAAADIARLTGVERHDIAVTLGSGWGHAAELIGETVAQIAATEVTGFTKPALEGHVGTLRSVRMDDGRYVLVIGARTHYYEGHGVRRVVHSVRTAAAAGARVMVLTNGAGGIKDTWSAGQPVLISDHLNLTADTPLEGATFIDMTDLYSSRLREIAREVDPSLDEGVYAQFRGPQYETPAEVRMVEALGGDIVGMSTALEAIAARQAGLEVLGFSLITNLAAGISPTPLSHEEVIEAGRSAEGRISRLLADVIGKIR; from the coding sequence ATGACTGATCCGTCGCACCCTCTCGACCTCGCCGCAGATCCGTTCGAGGTCGCCCGTACCGCCGCCGCCGACATCGCCCGCCTGACCGGCGTCGAGCGACACGACATCGCCGTCACGCTCGGCAGCGGCTGGGGACACGCCGCCGAACTGATCGGCGAAACCGTCGCCCAGATCGCCGCCACCGAGGTGACGGGCTTCACGAAGCCCGCACTCGAGGGACACGTCGGCACTCTCCGCAGCGTGCGAATGGACGACGGTCGATACGTGCTCGTGATCGGCGCCCGGACTCATTACTACGAGGGGCACGGCGTGCGCCGCGTCGTGCACAGCGTGCGCACCGCGGCGGCGGCCGGAGCGCGTGTGATGGTGCTGACCAATGGCGCCGGCGGCATCAAGGACACCTGGAGCGCCGGCCAGCCGGTGCTCATCAGCGACCACCTCAATCTCACGGCCGACACGCCGCTCGAGGGCGCGACGTTCATCGACATGACCGACCTGTACTCGTCGCGTCTGCGCGAGATCGCGCGCGAGGTGGATCCGAGCCTCGACGAGGGCGTCTACGCGCAGTTCCGCGGGCCCCAGTACGAGACGCCTGCGGAGGTGCGGATGGTGGAAGCGCTCGGCGGCGACATCGTCGGCATGTCGACGGCGCTCGAGGCGATCGCGGCGCGCCAGGCTGGGCTCGAGGTGCTCGGATTCTCGCTCATCACGAACCTCGCGGCCGGCATCTCGCCGACCCCGCTCAGCCACGAAGAGGTCATCGAGGCCGGGCGCAGCGCCGAGGGACGCATCTCACGGCTGCTCGCGGACGTGATCGGAAAGATTCGATGA
- a CDS encoding NAD(P)H-quinone dehydrogenase has product MSFDFERSQRIAIIGGGPGGYEAALAGAQLGADVTLVESTGVGGSAVLTDVVPSKTLIATADAARAIEDAGDLGVQFYARGDSGKPLKPEVAINLLAINKRTLALAGQQSEDMRERLLDAGVTIISGHGRLEGDDAVIVSTGPDGTDFDRLEADTIIVSVGASPRELPGAMPDGDRILTWKQMYNMSALPEHLVVVGSGVTGAEFASAYMNLGAKVTLVSSREQVLPGEDPDAAKVLEKVFTRGGMTLLAKSRAETVENTGSGVVVTLTDGSTIEGSHCLMAVGGVPNTSGLGLAEAGVQLEKSGHISVNKVGRTSVSNIYATGDCTNLVPLASVSSMLGRTAVFHAMGDAVIPFAEHKIAANIFTSPEIATVGWTSDAEHAIQCKLDLEENPRAKMMGVRDGFVKLFARRLSGTVVGGVVVAPKASELIFPIAMAVERRLTVDQVARVFTAYPSLSGSITDAARSMHGLGVRVEE; this is encoded by the coding sequence ATGAGTTTCGACTTCGAACGCAGCCAGAGGATCGCGATCATCGGCGGCGGGCCGGGGGGATACGAGGCGGCGCTCGCGGGAGCGCAGCTGGGCGCCGACGTGACCCTCGTCGAGAGCACCGGCGTCGGCGGTTCCGCCGTGCTGACCGACGTCGTGCCGTCGAAGACGCTGATCGCGACCGCCGACGCGGCGCGCGCGATCGAGGACGCCGGCGATCTGGGCGTGCAGTTCTACGCGCGCGGCGACTCCGGTAAACCGCTCAAGCCGGAAGTGGCGATCAACCTGCTGGCCATCAACAAGCGCACGCTCGCTCTCGCGGGGCAGCAGTCCGAAGACATGCGCGAGCGCCTCCTCGACGCCGGCGTGACCATCATCTCTGGCCACGGCCGGCTGGAGGGCGACGACGCGGTCATCGTCTCGACCGGCCCCGACGGCACCGACTTCGACCGGCTGGAGGCCGACACCATCATCGTGTCGGTCGGCGCGTCGCCGCGCGAGCTGCCGGGCGCGATGCCCGACGGCGACCGCATCCTCACCTGGAAGCAGATGTACAACATGTCGGCGCTGCCCGAGCACCTCGTGGTGGTCGGTTCCGGCGTCACCGGGGCCGAGTTCGCCTCGGCGTACATGAACCTCGGCGCGAAGGTGACGCTCGTCTCGAGCCGCGAGCAGGTGCTCCCCGGTGAGGACCCCGATGCCGCGAAGGTGCTCGAGAAGGTGTTCACGCGCGGGGGCATGACGCTCCTCGCGAAGTCACGCGCCGAGACGGTGGAGAACACCGGATCCGGCGTGGTCGTCACGCTCACGGACGGCTCGACCATCGAGGGCTCCCACTGCCTCATGGCCGTGGGCGGCGTCCCCAACACGTCAGGCCTCGGCCTGGCGGAGGCGGGCGTGCAGCTCGAGAAGTCGGGTCACATCAGCGTCAACAAGGTCGGTCGCACCTCGGTGTCGAACATCTACGCGACGGGCGACTGCACGAACCTGGTGCCGCTCGCGTCGGTGTCCTCGATGCTCGGCCGCACGGCCGTCTTCCACGCGATGGGCGACGCGGTGATCCCATTCGCCGAGCACAAGATCGCCGCCAACATCTTCACGTCGCCCGAGATCGCCACGGTCGGCTGGACCTCCGACGCGGAGCACGCGATCCAGTGCAAGCTCGATCTCGAGGAGAACCCGCGCGCCAAGATGATGGGCGTGCGCGACGGCTTCGTGAAGCTCTTCGCCCGCCGCCTGTCCGGCACGGTCGTCGGCGGTGTCGTGGTCGCCCCGAAGGCGAGCGAGCTCATCTTCCCGATCGCCATGGCGGTCGAGCGTCGTCTCACGGTCGATCAGGTCGCGCGCGTGTTCACGGCCTACCCGTCGCTGTCCGGGTCCATCACCGACGCCGCGCGCTCGATGCACGGACTCGGCGTCCGCGTCGAGGAGTGA